One window from the genome of Acuticoccus sediminis encodes:
- a CDS encoding DUF1131 family protein, with protein MTDDGIGTLRTGTPFREDAMSVVAPNAEIRSIQTANETRTEWTQAAFIGEVQAVQFFKGPNNTIGEIHGVSQHLIGPNGERIGMTMAQARVSRRDCRNGESLWRGMAVCKARGAPHIQLVFSIPQYDGPFDELPSSEDLQRAELQRIVWHAKS; from the coding sequence ATGACCGACGACGGGATCGGCACGCTGCGCACCGGCACGCCGTTCCGCGAAGATGCGATGTCGGTCGTCGCGCCGAACGCCGAGATCCGTTCGATCCAGACCGCGAACGAGACGCGGACCGAATGGACGCAGGCCGCGTTCATCGGCGAAGTGCAGGCGGTGCAGTTCTTCAAGGGTCCGAACAACACGATCGGCGAGATCCACGGCGTCTCGCAGCACCTCATCGGCCCCAACGGCGAGCGGATCGGCATGACGATGGCGCAGGCCCGCGTCTCCCGCCGCGACTGCCGCAACGGCGAGTCGCTCTGGCGCGGCATGGCGGTGTGCAAGGCGCGCGGCGCGCCCCATATCCAGCTCGTGTTTTCCATCCCGCAATATGACGGTCCGTTCGACGAGCTCCCCTCGTCCGAGGACCTGCAACGCGCCGAACTGCAGCGGATCGTGTGGCACGCCAAGAGCTGA
- the meaB gene encoding methylmalonyl Co-A mutase-associated GTPase MeaB — MARQELTDLAVRVRAGERAALARAITLVESRRAEHRADAAALIQEVLPATGKALRVGITGVPGVGKSTLIDALGTMLIEQGERVAVLAIDPSSTRTGGAILGDKTRMANLSARREAFIRPSPSAGSLGGVAARTREAMLLAEAAGFTVIIVETVGVGQSELAVADMVDTYLALMLPGAGDELQGIKKGLLERADIIAVNKADGDAVSAARIAAAELISAVKILATDAPPEVLTVSARTGEKLAALWASIVGHRDRLASSGALDVRRREQNVVWMRDMIADGLQAYLAQYAGDALAATTDAVRSGNLAPSVGAQEILARLPR; from the coding sequence GTGGCACGCCAAGAGCTGACCGACCTCGCCGTCCGCGTCCGCGCGGGGGAACGCGCGGCCCTGGCGCGCGCGATCACCCTCGTCGAATCGCGCCGGGCCGAGCACCGCGCCGACGCCGCCGCGCTGATCCAGGAGGTTCTGCCGGCCACCGGCAAGGCCCTGCGCGTCGGTATCACCGGCGTCCCGGGCGTCGGCAAGTCGACGCTCATCGACGCCCTCGGCACGATGCTGATCGAGCAGGGCGAGCGCGTCGCGGTTCTCGCCATCGACCCCTCCTCGACGCGCACCGGCGGCGCCATCCTCGGCGACAAGACGCGCATGGCGAACCTTTCTGCGCGGCGCGAGGCGTTCATCCGCCCCTCCCCCTCGGCCGGATCGCTCGGTGGCGTCGCGGCCCGCACGCGCGAGGCGATGCTGCTCGCGGAGGCCGCTGGCTTCACGGTGATCATCGTCGAGACCGTGGGCGTCGGGCAGTCCGAGCTCGCCGTGGCGGACATGGTCGACACGTACCTCGCGCTGATGCTGCCCGGCGCGGGCGACGAGCTGCAGGGCATCAAGAAGGGCCTTCTGGAGCGTGCGGACATCATCGCCGTCAACAAGGCGGACGGCGACGCGGTCTCGGCCGCGCGCATCGCGGCCGCCGAGCTGATCAGCGCCGTGAAGATCCTCGCCACCGACGCGCCGCCGGAGGTCCTCACCGTCTCCGCCCGCACCGGCGAGAAGCTCGCCGCGCTGTGGGCATCGATCGTCGGGCACCGCGACCGACTCGCGTCCTCGGGCGCCCTCGACGTGCGGCGGCGCGAACAGAACGTCGTCTGGATGCGCGACATGATCGCCGACGGCCTCCAGGCCTACCTCGCGCAGTATGCCGGCGACGCGCTCGCCGCCACGACCGACGCCGTCAGGTCCGGCAACCTTGCGCCGAGCGTCGGCGCGCAGGAGATCCTCGCCCGCCTCCCGCGCTGA
- a CDS encoding EAL domain-containing protein → MPRDFCDQCQSGDSLGFEFSFAFQPIVNVMTRSVFAYEALVRGPEGEGAETILSRLDTTNRYQFDQQARVKAIEMAARLFGETDARLSLNIMPNAIYDPVRCLRATLRAAKEHGFPLKRLMFEFTEHERVADIAHLRRIARHYSSCGFTTAIDDFGAGFAGLRFLADFVPHVVKLDGHLVHEIQHDRVRQAIVGGILATARDLDIAIVAEGIETNEEFGFLVDMGVELFQGFYFARPAFERLPELHFGGPIAIGVNAYAGTIPATN, encoded by the coding sequence ATGCCGCGAGACTTTTGTGACCAATGCCAATCCGGCGACAGCCTGGGCTTCGAATTTTCGTTCGCCTTTCAGCCGATCGTCAACGTGATGACCCGCTCGGTCTTCGCCTACGAGGCGCTCGTGCGCGGGCCCGAGGGCGAAGGCGCCGAGACCATCCTCTCCCGGCTGGACACCACGAACCGGTACCAGTTCGACCAGCAGGCCCGCGTCAAGGCGATCGAGATGGCCGCCCGGCTCTTCGGCGAGACGGACGCGCGGCTCTCGCTCAACATCATGCCCAACGCCATCTACGACCCCGTGCGGTGCCTGCGCGCGACCCTGCGGGCGGCGAAGGAGCACGGCTTCCCCCTCAAGCGGCTGATGTTCGAGTTCACCGAGCACGAGCGCGTCGCCGACATCGCCCACCTGAGGCGGATCGCCCGGCACTATTCCTCCTGCGGCTTCACCACCGCCATCGACGACTTCGGCGCGGGCTTCGCGGGGCTGCGCTTCCTCGCCGACTTCGTGCCGCACGTCGTGAAGCTCGACGGGCACCTCGTCCACGAGATCCAGCACGACCGGGTGCGCCAGGCGATCGTCGGCGGGATCCTCGCCACCGCCCGCGACCTCGACATCGCGATCGTCGCGGAGGGGATCGAGACGAACGAGGAATTCGGCTTCCTCGTCGACATGGGAGTCGAGCTGTTCCAGGGCTTCTATTTCGCCCGCCCCGCGTTCGAGCGGCTGCCGGAGCTGCACTTCGGCGGCCCCATCGCCATCGGCGTCAACGCCTACGCCGGGACGATCCCGGCGACCAACTGA
- a CDS encoding ABC transporter ATP-binding protein has product MKPIIRTPDPESLPDVEPLARVFGPFERMVDPFADYGDTRPPSTLVAFLKWSLRDVRWTIALLAFFSLAVGATEGLTFYLVGGLVDRATEAGPERLFAEEWKWLLGILVIVVIGKPITTLGQSAMSSLAIGPGLNPMSIWRLHRHTLGQSMRFFEEDFTGRIAQKQTQTSNALTSVVIDSLSSLGMLGAYIVTITLLLAAAEPLLAAVVVVWTIGFAFALRWGVPRIRARAKARAAARAMVTGQLVDSLSHIKTVKLFAHANREQEAARKAIATFRKTGIEFGRSMMAMRMILTVMNVLLTLALIGIALWLYHVGAGTIGVIAMASIMTLRLTAMSNWIAQSALSIFGELGTIEDGAHTLSPPHDIVDAPDAVDPKATRGHVDFQNVTFRYGRPIGGVAGLSLDIAPGEKVGLVGRSGAGKSTAVSLLLRLHDVEEGRILLDGTDIRDLSQDGLRRAIATVTQETAIFNRSALDNILYGRPEAGREAAVAAARRAKAHDFITDLADMKGRLGYEAHLGERGVKLSGGQRQRIALARAILKDAPVLVLDEATSALDSEVEADIQEALTEVMAGKTVIAIAHRLSTIAAMDRIVVLDAGRVVESGPHGELLDRGGLYAELWARQSGGFLQAAE; this is encoded by the coding sequence GTGAAGCCGATCATCCGCACGCCCGATCCGGAGTCCCTGCCGGACGTCGAACCTCTCGCCCGCGTCTTCGGCCCGTTCGAGCGCATGGTGGACCCGTTCGCCGACTATGGGGACACCCGTCCCCCCTCGACGCTGGTCGCCTTCCTCAAGTGGAGCCTGCGCGACGTGCGCTGGACGATCGCACTCCTCGCCTTCTTCTCGCTGGCCGTCGGGGCGACGGAGGGCCTGACGTTCTACCTCGTCGGCGGCCTCGTCGACCGCGCGACCGAGGCGGGGCCGGAGCGGCTCTTCGCCGAGGAATGGAAGTGGCTCCTCGGGATCCTCGTCATCGTCGTCATCGGCAAGCCGATCACGACGCTGGGGCAGAGCGCGATGTCCTCGCTCGCCATCGGGCCGGGCCTCAACCCGATGTCGATCTGGCGCCTGCACCGGCACACGCTCGGCCAGTCCATGCGCTTCTTCGAGGAGGACTTCACCGGCCGCATCGCCCAGAAACAGACGCAGACCTCGAACGCGCTCACCTCCGTCGTGATCGACTCGCTGTCCTCGCTCGGCATGCTGGGGGCCTACATCGTGACGATCACGCTTCTGCTGGCGGCGGCGGAGCCGCTGCTCGCGGCGGTGGTGGTGGTGTGGACCATCGGTTTCGCCTTCGCGCTGCGGTGGGGCGTGCCGCGCATCCGCGCCCGCGCCAAGGCGAGGGCGGCGGCCCGCGCCATGGTGACCGGCCAGCTCGTCGACAGCCTCAGCCACATCAAGACGGTGAAGCTCTTCGCCCACGCGAACCGCGAGCAGGAGGCCGCGCGCAAGGCGATCGCCACCTTCCGCAAGACAGGCATCGAGTTCGGCCGCTCGATGATGGCGATGCGGATGATCCTGACGGTGATGAACGTCCTGCTCACGCTGGCGCTCATCGGCATCGCGCTGTGGCTCTACCACGTGGGCGCCGGGACCATCGGCGTGATCGCCATGGCCTCCATCATGACCCTGCGGCTGACGGCGATGTCGAACTGGATCGCGCAGTCGGCGCTGTCGATCTTCGGCGAGCTCGGCACGATCGAGGACGGGGCGCACACGCTCTCCCCGCCGCACGACATCGTCGATGCGCCGGACGCGGTGGACCCGAAGGCGACGCGCGGCCACGTCGATTTCCAGAACGTCACCTTCCGCTACGGCCGGCCCATCGGCGGTGTCGCGGGCCTGTCGCTGGACATCGCGCCGGGCGAGAAGGTGGGGCTCGTCGGCCGATCGGGTGCCGGCAAGTCGACGGCGGTGTCACTGCTCCTGCGGCTCCACGACGTGGAGGAGGGGCGCATCCTGCTGGACGGCACGGACATCCGCGACCTGTCGCAGGACGGGCTGCGCCGCGCGATCGCGACGGTCACGCAGGAGACCGCGATCTTCAACCGCTCGGCGCTCGACAACATCCTCTACGGCCGCCCGGAGGCGGGACGGGAGGCGGCGGTCGCAGCGGCCCGCCGCGCGAAGGCGCACGACTTCATCACCGACCTCGCCGACATGAAGGGCCGGCTCGGCTACGAGGCGCACCTCGGCGAGCGCGGCGTGAAGCTCTCCGGCGGCCAGCGCCAGCGCATCGCGCTCGCGCGCGCCATCCTCAAGGACGCGCCGGTTCTGGTGCTGGACGAGGCGACGAGCGCGCTCGACTCGGAGGTCGAGGCCGACATCCAGGAGGCGCTGACGGAGGTCATGGCAGGCAAGACCGTGATCGCCATCGCGCACCGCCTGTCGACCATCGCGGCGATGGACCGCATCGTCGTGCTCGACGCCGGCCGCGTCGTCGAGAGCGGCCCGCATGGCGAGCTGCTCGACCGGGGCGGTCTTTATGCCGAGCTCTGGGCCCGCCAGTCCGGAGGCTTCCTGCAGGCGGCGGAGTAG
- a CDS encoding helix-turn-helix domain-containing protein → MRSWDSRRPAGPPPMIAACVLIGLVLPARLCNRGGLPGMDVDATNLHYSNIEAIAVPKFELYGERALLPDVLHCETIADRSSLHGWAIQPHRHERLHQFLHVAEGTAYVKLEDRETTLHGPGVVNVPAGAVHGFRFSPETRGTVVTVPVEALDATIGACPMLATPAVVACEPQLAELFAAVADEFAATRPARTQCLSAMATLIAARVAGGIAPEIGGGDGSPLLRRFEALIEAHYRSHWRVADYAAALKVSTTHLSRVCRAETGAGASRVIELRLMKEARRLLAYSAHPVGRIAVDLGFVDPAYFTRAFTRSAGMTPSAFRARVAEGPAQSHHR, encoded by the coding sequence ATGAGGAGCTGGGACAGCAGGAGACCTGCCGGCCCCCCTCCGATGATAGCGGCTTGTGTTCTCATTGGTCTGGTCCTCCCGGCACGATTGTGCAACCGAGGGGGCCTTCCAGGAATGGACGTGGACGCCACCAACTTGCACTATTCGAACATAGAAGCCATCGCAGTCCCCAAGTTTGAACTGTACGGGGAGCGAGCACTTCTGCCGGATGTCCTGCACTGCGAGACGATTGCCGACAGATCCAGCTTGCACGGATGGGCCATCCAGCCCCACCGGCACGAAAGGCTGCATCAATTCCTCCACGTGGCCGAAGGCACAGCGTACGTGAAGCTCGAGGACCGCGAGACGACCCTTCACGGGCCGGGCGTCGTCAACGTGCCCGCCGGCGCGGTGCACGGCTTCCGCTTCTCGCCGGAGACGCGCGGGACGGTCGTCACCGTCCCCGTCGAGGCGCTGGATGCGACCATCGGCGCCTGCCCGATGCTGGCGACGCCGGCCGTGGTCGCCTGCGAGCCGCAGCTCGCCGAGCTCTTCGCCGCGGTCGCCGATGAATTCGCCGCCACCCGGCCGGCACGCACGCAGTGCCTCTCGGCCATGGCGACGCTGATCGCCGCGCGCGTCGCGGGCGGGATCGCGCCGGAGATCGGCGGCGGCGACGGCTCGCCGCTGCTGCGCCGCTTCGAGGCGCTCATCGAGGCGCACTACCGCAGCCACTGGCGCGTCGCGGACTACGCGGCCGCTCTCAAGGTCTCCACCACACACCTGTCGCGCGTGTGCCGGGCGGAGACCGGGGCGGGCGCCTCGCGCGTGATCGAACTGCGCCTCATGAAGGAGGCGCGGCGGCTTCTGGCCTATTCGGCCCACCCGGTCGGGCGGATCGCGGTCGACCTCGGCTTCGTCGATCCCGCCTATTTCACCCGCGCCTTCACGCGCTCGGCGGGGATGACACCGTCCGCCTTCCGCGCCAGAGTTGCCGAAGGCCCCGCGCAGTCGCACCATAGGTAA
- the pobA gene encoding 4-hydroxybenzoate 3-monooxygenase — MRTQAAIIGGGPAGLLLSQLLMKAGVSTVVLERRSRDHVLSRIRAGVLEWGSVEALRRAGVGGRMDAEGEVHHGVALGHTNHQFRIDFTERCDRAVMVYGQTEITKDLYAAQDAMGATIIDEAEDVALHDLDGTAPRVTWRKDGVAHELTADIVAGCDGFHGIARQSIPAGKRTEFERVFPFGWLGILSETPPVSHELIYSNHERGFALASMRNPHLSRYYVQVPADERVENWSDEAFWDELRRRLPHDAADGLVTGPSIEKSIALLRAFVCEPMRWGRLLLAGDAAHIVPPTGAKGLNLAIGDVALLAEVLTAHFAGDAAALDTYSDRALERVWSAIRFSVSMTNLLHRFPDQTAFEQRLQEAELAHIERSASAQTTFARNYTGLLT; from the coding sequence ATGAGAACACAAGCCGCTATCATCGGAGGGGGGCCGGCAGGTCTCCTGCTGTCCCAGCTCCTCATGAAGGCAGGCGTTTCCACGGTCGTGCTCGAACGGCGCAGCCGGGACCATGTCCTTTCGCGCATACGTGCTGGCGTCCTGGAGTGGGGCTCGGTGGAGGCGCTGCGCCGCGCCGGCGTCGGCGGGCGCATGGACGCCGAGGGCGAGGTGCACCACGGCGTGGCACTTGGCCACACGAACCACCAGTTCCGGATCGACTTCACGGAGCGCTGCGACCGCGCCGTGATGGTCTACGGCCAGACCGAGATCACCAAGGACCTCTACGCGGCACAGGACGCGATGGGCGCCACCATCATCGACGAGGCCGAGGACGTCGCCCTCCACGACCTCGACGGCACGGCGCCCCGCGTCACCTGGCGCAAGGACGGCGTCGCGCACGAGCTGACGGCCGACATCGTCGCCGGCTGCGACGGCTTCCACGGCATCGCCCGGCAGTCGATCCCGGCCGGCAAGCGCACGGAGTTCGAGCGGGTGTTCCCCTTCGGCTGGCTCGGCATCCTCTCCGAGACGCCGCCGGTGTCGCACGAGCTGATCTACTCCAACCACGAGCGCGGTTTCGCCCTCGCCTCGATGCGCAACCCGCATCTGTCGCGCTACTACGTGCAGGTACCGGCGGACGAGCGCGTCGAGAACTGGAGCGACGAGGCGTTCTGGGACGAGCTGCGCCGCCGCCTCCCCCACGACGCGGCCGACGGCCTCGTCACCGGCCCGTCGATCGAGAAGTCCATCGCGCTCCTCAGGGCGTTCGTGTGCGAGCCGATGCGGTGGGGCAGGCTCCTCCTCGCCGGGGACGCGGCGCACATCGTCCCGCCGACGGGCGCGAAGGGCCTCAACCTCGCGATCGGCGACGTTGCACTCCTCGCCGAAGTGCTGACCGCCCACTTCGCCGGCGACGCGGCCGCGCTCGACACCTACTCGGACCGGGCACTGGAGCGTGTCTGGTCGGCGATCCGCTTCTCGGTCTCGATGACGAACCTCCTGCATCGCTTCCCCGATCAGACCGCGTTCGAGCAGCGCCTGCAGGAGGCCGAGCTCGCCCACATCGAGCGTTCGGCCTCGGCCCAGACGACGTTCGCGCGCAACTACACCGGCCTCCTCACCTGA
- a CDS encoding methyltransferase domain-containing protein → MDQPITTARLDEQRLEAFVGRMLGELGAAGSITLARIGDRLGLYKALHAKGPMTSAELAAETGCAERYVREWLAQQAASDYLTYDPDTRRFTLPAEHAMVFAVEDSPVFMMGAVELSASIAREADAVMAAFRTGEGVHYDNREGCLFCAMARFFRTGYRNDLLTNWIPALSGMTERLEAGARVADIGCGHGLALVMMAEAFPNSTFTGYDFHEGSVAAAREHAAAHGVADRVRFEVATAKDFPGRDFDLIAFFDTLHDLGDPVGAAAHVRGALAPGGTLMVVEPQAADRLEDNFNPVGRLYYGGSTMICVPASLAQETGRALGAQAGAAVLTSVLHKAGFTEVKRVADSPFNMVLEARG, encoded by the coding sequence ATGGATCAGCCAATCACGACCGCCCGCCTCGACGAACAGCGCCTCGAGGCGTTCGTCGGCCGCATGCTCGGCGAGCTGGGCGCGGCAGGGAGCATCACGCTGGCGCGCATCGGCGACAGGCTCGGCCTCTACAAGGCGCTCCACGCCAAGGGGCCGATGACGTCCGCCGAACTCGCCGCCGAGACGGGCTGCGCCGAGCGATACGTGCGCGAATGGCTCGCCCAGCAGGCCGCGTCCGACTACCTGACGTACGACCCCGACACTCGCCGCTTCACGCTCCCGGCCGAGCACGCGATGGTCTTCGCCGTGGAGGACAGCCCCGTCTTCATGATGGGTGCGGTGGAGCTTTCCGCGTCCATCGCGCGCGAGGCGGACGCGGTGATGGCCGCCTTCCGCACCGGCGAGGGCGTCCACTACGACAACAGGGAGGGCTGCCTCTTTTGTGCAATGGCCCGTTTTTTCCGTACCGGATACCGCAACGACCTGCTGACCAACTGGATCCCGGCGCTGAGCGGCATGACGGAGCGCCTCGAAGCGGGCGCGCGCGTCGCCGACATCGGCTGCGGCCATGGCCTTGCGTTGGTGATGATGGCCGAGGCGTTCCCGAACTCCACCTTCACCGGCTACGATTTCCATGAGGGCTCGGTGGCGGCCGCGCGCGAGCATGCCGCCGCCCACGGCGTCGCGGACCGCGTCCGCTTCGAGGTGGCGACGGCGAAGGACTTCCCCGGCCGCGACTTCGACCTGATCGCCTTCTTCGACACGCTGCACGACCTCGGCGATCCGGTCGGCGCGGCCGCGCATGTGCGCGGCGCCCTCGCGCCCGGCGGCACGCTGATGGTGGTGGAGCCGCAGGCGGCGGACCGGCTGGAGGACAACTTCAACCCGGTCGGACGGCTCTACTACGGCGGCTCGACGATGATCTGCGTTCCCGCCTCGCTGGCGCAGGAGACCGGCCGCGCGCTCGGCGCTCAGGCGGGGGCGGCGGTGCTGACCTCGGTGCTGCACAAGGCCGGCTTCACCGAGGTGAAGCGGGTCGCCGACAGCCCGTTCAACATGGTTCTGGAAGCGCGCGGCTAA
- a CDS encoding TRAP transporter permease, with protein sequence MAGVALAMSLYHLWVAFFGPPDAQKFRAIHLTFVVAIAFLMLPGRGYRDPETGKPNIFDLVLLGLAVASAAYPIFAYDYLVKRMYYVDELTIPDFIFGSLAVILVLEATRRAVGWALPATAAAFLIYTLIWRGFGLEMTLDQLYLTTEGIFGIPLGVSATYIVLFILFGALVERSGAGKLFMDFAMSLTGHAAGGPAKVACVTSGLFGSVSGSAVANVMTTGVFTIPLMKRIGYRPGFAGAVEAVASTGGQIMPPIMGAAAFVMAEFLGIGYLEVAAFALFPAILYYVALFMAVHFEAKRTGMVGLPRSELPSLKDTLASRGHLFLPLVIIIATLLMGYSAPLSALAGIVSVVPTAMLRKETRKDVNLHMIGDALISGAKNTVPVALACACAGIVVGCITLTNLGTEFTGLVIAVSQDSLVLALVLTMIAGIILGMGMPTTPAYIVQVALLVPALVKLGVMVEAAHMFVFYYAILSAITPPVAMAVYAANGISRAGLWDTGFSALKLGATGYIIPFMFVFGPSILLIGEWPVIVTTLCTALIGVVCLAAGMTGFLITRAGIVERLLLLAAALVLIKPGLWSDLTGIGLLVVVFAWQYMTGRKPELASKPAQ encoded by the coding sequence GTGGCCGGCGTCGCTCTCGCGATGTCGCTCTACCACCTGTGGGTGGCTTTCTTCGGCCCGCCGGACGCCCAGAAGTTCCGTGCGATCCACCTGACCTTCGTCGTCGCGATCGCCTTCCTGATGCTGCCCGGCCGGGGCTATCGGGACCCGGAGACCGGCAAGCCCAACATCTTCGACCTGGTGCTGCTGGGACTCGCCGTGGCATCCGCCGCGTACCCGATCTTCGCCTACGACTACCTCGTCAAGCGCATGTACTACGTGGACGAGCTGACGATCCCGGACTTCATCTTCGGGTCGCTCGCCGTCATCCTGGTGCTGGAGGCGACGCGCCGCGCCGTCGGCTGGGCCCTGCCCGCCACCGCAGCGGCCTTCCTGATCTACACGCTGATCTGGCGCGGCTTCGGCCTCGAGATGACGCTGGACCAGCTCTACCTCACCACCGAGGGCATCTTCGGCATCCCGCTCGGCGTGTCGGCGACGTACATCGTGCTCTTCATCCTGTTCGGCGCGCTCGTCGAGCGGTCAGGGGCGGGCAAGCTCTTCATGGACTTCGCCATGAGCCTCACCGGCCACGCCGCCGGCGGTCCGGCGAAGGTGGCGTGCGTCACCTCCGGCCTCTTCGGCTCGGTCTCGGGGTCGGCGGTCGCGAACGTCATGACGACCGGCGTCTTCACCATCCCGCTGATGAAGCGCATCGGCTACCGGCCGGGCTTCGCCGGGGCGGTCGAGGCGGTGGCGTCGACGGGCGGTCAGATCATGCCGCCGATCATGGGCGCGGCGGCGTTCGTGATGGCCGAGTTCCTCGGCATCGGCTACCTCGAGGTCGCGGCCTTCGCCCTGTTCCCGGCGATCCTCTACTACGTCGCGCTCTTCATGGCGGTCCACTTCGAGGCCAAGCGCACCGGCATGGTGGGCCTGCCGCGCTCGGAGCTGCCCAGCCTGAAGGACACGCTGGCGAGCCGCGGCCACCTCTTCCTGCCGCTGGTCATCATCATCGCGACGCTGCTGATGGGCTACTCCGCGCCGCTCTCCGCGCTGGCGGGCATCGTGTCGGTGGTGCCGACGGCGATGCTGCGCAAGGAGACGCGCAAGGACGTCAACCTCCACATGATCGGCGACGCGCTGATCTCGGGGGCCAAGAACACCGTGCCGGTGGCGCTCGCCTGCGCCTGCGCCGGCATCGTGGTCGGCTGCATCACGCTGACCAACCTCGGCACCGAGTTCACCGGCCTCGTCATCGCGGTCTCGCAGGACTCGCTGGTCCTGGCGCTCGTCCTGACGATGATCGCCGGCATCATCCTCGGCATGGGCATGCCCACGACGCCGGCCTACATCGTCCAGGTCGCGCTGCTGGTGCCGGCGCTGGTGAAGCTCGGCGTCATGGTCGAGGCGGCGCACATGTTCGTGTTCTACTACGCGATCCTGTCGGCGATCACGCCGCCGGTGGCGATGGCGGTCTACGCGGCCAACGGCATCTCGCGCGCCGGCCTCTGGGACACGGGCTTCTCGGCGCTGAAGCTGGGCGCGACGGGCTACATCATCCCGTTCATGTTCGTCTTCGGCCCGTCGATCCTGCTCATCGGCGAGTGGCCGGTGATCGTGACGACGCTCTGCACCGCGCTGATCGGCGTCGTGTGCCTCGCGGCCGGGATGACCGGGTTCCTGATCACCCGCGCCGGGATCGTCGAGCGGCTGCTGCTCCTGGCCGCCGCGCTGGTCCTCATCAAGCCGGGCCTGTGGTCCGACCTGACGGGCATCGGCCTCCTCGTGGTGGTGTTCGCCTGGCAGTACATGACGGGCCGCAAGCCGGAGCTCGCGAGCAAGCCCGCCCAGTAG
- a CDS encoding TAXI family TRAP transporter solute-binding subunit produces the protein MKSHLLAAVAVGAVFVAGSANAQQLRLMTGPQGGSWYPLGGAIQNIVENNVDGVTVQVLPGAGIANVKAVEAGKAQMGFANSVSTVDAIQGNEPFTEKATNVCNVATLYPQYFQVIALKDSGIDTPADLAGKAAAVQPKGNTGEAITAHLLKAIGTNYDALPRVNHGSYTDAVSLMKDGNAEWFTLGTTVPAGAVMDLASARDIKVVPIEGEALEKMQELNPGYKPITIKAGSYPGQDEDVQTIGYATHLIAQCDLDPDVVYNVLKNISEHVGDLSAIAKAMSGATPEDMGRDIGVPLHDGAKKFYDEAGAS, from the coding sequence ATGAAGAGCCATCTCCTGGCCGCCGTGGCGGTCGGTGCCGTATTCGTTGCCGGCTCGGCCAATGCCCAGCAGCTCCGCCTGATGACCGGACCGCAAGGCGGTTCCTGGTACCCGCTCGGCGGCGCGATCCAGAACATCGTCGAGAACAACGTGGACGGCGTCACCGTTCAGGTTCTTCCCGGCGCGGGCATCGCCAACGTGAAGGCCGTGGAGGCCGGCAAGGCGCAAATGGGCTTCGCCAACTCGGTGTCGACCGTGGACGCCATCCAGGGCAACGAGCCGTTCACCGAGAAGGCGACGAACGTGTGCAACGTCGCCACGCTCTACCCGCAGTATTTCCAGGTCATCGCCCTGAAGGACTCCGGCATCGACACGCCGGCCGACCTCGCCGGCAAGGCCGCCGCCGTCCAGCCGAAGGGCAACACCGGCGAGGCGATCACCGCCCACCTGCTCAAGGCGATCGGCACCAACTACGACGCCCTGCCGCGCGTCAACCACGGCTCCTACACCGACGCCGTGTCGCTGATGAAGGACGGCAACGCCGAGTGGTTCACCCTCGGGACGACGGTCCCGGCCGGCGCCGTGATGGACCTCGCCTCCGCCCGTGACATCAAGGTCGTGCCGATCGAGGGCGAGGCGCTCGAGAAGATGCAGGAGCTGAACCCCGGCTACAAGCCGATCACCATCAAGGCCGGCTCCTACCCGGGGCAGGACGAGGACGTCCAGACGATCGGCTACGCCACGCACCTCATCGCCCAGTGCGACCTCGATCCGGACGTCGTCTACAACGTCCTGAAGAACATCTCCGAGCACGTCGGCGACCTCTCCGCCATCGCCAAGGCGATGTCGGGTGCCACGCCGGAGGACATGGGCCGCGACATCGGCGTGCCGCTGCACGACGGGGCCAAGAAGTTCTACGACGAGGCCGGCGCGAGCTGA